A part of Camelus bactrianus isolate YW-2024 breed Bactrian camel chromosome 7, ASM4877302v1, whole genome shotgun sequence genomic DNA contains:
- the GNAT3 gene encoding guanine nucleotide-binding protein G(t) subunit alpha-3 isoform X2, whose protein sequence is MEFKAIIYSNTLQSILAIVKAMATLGIDYVNPRSAEDQQQLYAMADTLEDGGMTPELAEIIKRLWRDPGIQACFERASEYQLNDSAAYYLNDLDRIAAPGYVPNEQDVLHSRVKTTGIIETQFSFKDLHFRMFDVGGQRSERKKWIHCFEGVTCIIFCAALSAYDMVLVEDEEVNRMHESLHLFNSICNHKYFATTSIVLFLNKKDLFQEKVTKVHLSICFPEYTGPNTFEDAGNYIKNQFLDLNLKKEDKEIYSHMTCATDTQNVKFVFDAVTDIIIKENLKDCGLF, encoded by the exons ATGGAGTTCAAAGCAATAATTTACAGTAATACATTGCAATCCATCCTAGCTATTGTGAAAGCCATGGCAACCCTTGGGATTGATTATGTAAATCCCAGAAGTGCA GAAGACCAACAACAACTTTATGCGATGGCAGATACCCTGGAAGATGGTGGTATGACACCTGAACTGGCTGAGATAATAAAACGACTGTGGAGAGACCCAGGAATTCAGGCCTGCTTTGAAAGGGCATCTGAATATCAGCTCAACGACTCAGCAGCTTA ctacCTGAATGATTTGGACAGAATAGCAGCTCCTGGATATGTCCCAAATGAGCAAGACGTTCTGCATTCTcgagtgaaaactactggaatcATTGAAACTCAGTTCTCCTTTAAAGATCTGCATTTCAG aatgtttgatGTAGGTGGACAGAGATCTGAGAGAAAGAAATGGATCCACTGCTTTGAAGGAGTCACATGCATTATATTTTGTGCCGCACTCAGTGCCTATGACATGGTCCTGGTGGAAGATGAAGAGGTG AACAGAATGCATGAAAGCCTTCACCTGTTCAACAGTATCTGCAATCACAAGTACTTTGCAACCACCTCCATTGTCCTGTTTCTCAATAAAAAAGATCTCTTTCAAGAAAAAGTAACCAAAGTGCATCTCAGTATCTGCTTTCCAGAGTACACTg ggcCAAATACATTTGAAGATGCAGGGAATTACATCAAGAACCAGTTTCTagacctgaatttaaaaaaagaagataaggAAATTTATTCCCACATGACCTGTGCTACAGATACTCAAAATGTCAAGTTTGTGTTTGATGCAGTTACAGACATAATAATCAAAGAGAATCTGAAAGACTGTGGGCTTTTCTGA